The genome window CGCCGCGCAGCAGCTCTTGCTGGAAGCGGTTCGGATTGATCCGTAGGTTCGCCGCCTCGACGTACGCCTCGCTCAAGCCGGTGTAGGCGTGCAGCTTGGCGACGATCTGCGCGCGCGTCGTAGCGTCCAGATTGTCACCGCGCAGCAGCGCCTGCGCGTACGGCCCGCCCGCGAAGGCGCGCACTTCGGCCAGGAAGCGCGGCAGGTCGGGCGGGTTTCCCGCGACCTTGTGGTGGTACCACGCGACCGCGGCTTCCGTCGGCAGGTAGCCGATGTAGGCGTAGTCTTCGCCGGGCCCGTTCCCGATCGGCAGGAAGTTGTAGTCGAGCCCCGCCGAGAGCAGCACCACCCCCGAGACCGCGACGCCGTCCTGCTGCAGCAAGTTCACCACGTTCGCCGCGCGCGTCGTGCCGTAGGACTCGCCGAACAGATACTTCGGCGACTGCCAGCGCCCGTTGCGCGTGATCCAGCGCTGGATGAACTGCGAGAACGCCCGCGCGTCTTCGTCGACGCCGTAGTAGTCCGTCGTCTTGCCGCGCGCGACGATCGTGCTCCAGCCGGTTCCCACCGCGTCGACGAAGACCAGATCGCTGGTGTCGAGCAGCGACTGCGGGTTGTCGAGCAGCCGCGGGTTCGGGCCGGGCTGGGTCGCGTTCTTCGGCACGTCGACGCGCACCGGCCCGAACGAGCCCATGTGCAGCCAGATCGTCGACGAGCCGGGGCCGCCGTTCCAGAAGAACGTCACCGGCCGCGTCCGCGCGTCGGTGCGGTCGGCCGTGTACGCGACGTAGAAGACGCTCGCGGTGGGCTCGTGCTCGGCGTCGCGCAGCAAGATCGAGCCCGCCCGCGCGGTGTAGCCGATGCGGCGTCCGCCGAGGACGATCGTGTGGTGCGTGACGGCGTCTTTGACGCCGGGGACGGGGCGGAACGAGGCGGCCGGCGCCGGCGCGGCTTGCGCGTTCGCGCGGTGCGGCGCGGCGAAGGCGCCGCTCGCGATGAGCGCCACGAGCGCCGGCGCGATCAGAAGGCGGCGCACCGTCAGCGGCCCGCCGCTTCGCGGTAGAAGCGCGTCAAGTCGGCCTTGAGCGCGCGCCGCGCGTCGTCGTTGTGATAGACCATGTGCCCCGACTTGTAGAAGCCGTACTCGACGTGCGAGCGCAGCGAGGGATCGAGCCCGAGATGGCTCAGCGTGTACTCGGTGCCGAAGAACGGCGTCGCCAGATCGAAGTAGCCGTTGGCCGAGAAGACGCGCAGGTACGGGTTCTTCGTCATCGCGGCGCGCAGGTCGCCGGCGCCGTTCGGCGCGACGATCGAGTTGGTGCGGCGGTAGTTCCACTGGCGGTTCACCGCGCCGCTCCCGCCGATGTACGGCCGGTCGACCTTGAAGCCGAGGTCGTCGCGCACGTAGCGGGTGAACGCGCCGACGTACGCGTCGGTCATCGCAT of Candidatus Eremiobacterota bacterium contains these proteins:
- a CDS encoding peptidase S10, with translation MRRLLIAPALVALIASGAFAAPHRANAQAAPAPAASFRPVPGVKDAVTHHTIVLGGRRIGYTARAGSILLRDAEHEPTASVFYVAYTADRTDARTRPVTFFWNGGPGSSTIWLHMGSFGPVRVDVPKNATQPGPNPRLLDNPQSLLDTSDLVFVDAVGTGWSTIVARGKTTDYYGVDEDARAFSQFIQRWITRNGRWQSPKYLFGESYGTTRAANVVNLLQQDGVAVSGVVLLSAGLDYNFLPIGNGPGEDYAYIGYLPTEAAVAWYHHKVAGNPPDLPRFLAEVRAFAGGPYAQALLRGDNLDATTRAQIVAKLHAYTGLSEAYVEAANLRINPNRFQQELLRGEGRNVGRYDGRYSGPDIDPNATYVDYDPSDTMTSAAFVAAFNHYAHDVLHYRDERPYDVLDFGVNGNWKYQRGTDPSAPSVVADLQSALVQNPSLHVLSANGYFDLATGFYATEYLLNHMNLNADQRRRLHFAYFYSGHEVYLNHDALVQFKSELVRFYQTAGPAAHR